GCCCCGGCTGGCACGTTACCTGCTTCAGCGGCAACAGCATGAACTCCTCGGTCTTGGCCACGTCCACGAAGTGCTGCAGCACGTACCTGTGTGCCGCCTTGAGTAGGTCGCTGCACGAGTGTGTGTCGGCGAAGCCCCGGATGCCCAGGCAGTTGGAGGGATCGAGCTGACTGAGCAGGAACTTGCAGCAGGCATCACGGACGCCATTCAGCTGCAAGAGGCTGGCGGCCGGGAGCAGAGTCTGTGGGTCGATGTGCGAAAGAGGGCCAGGGGAGCAGGGACAGAGAAATGTGATATAAGGAACTGAGGGAACAAAGAGAGGCACAGGGGGACGCTAGGGACATAGGGAGAGCTGAGGCACAGGGCCCAGTGGGGAATGGGACTGAGGGACAAGGCAGCTCACCTGCACATTGCCTTCGCCCACCACGATCTCAGCCGTGTATGCAAACTGCACCAGCTGGTCCAAGGCCTGGGGGTCGATGTCATGCAGAGTCACGTGCGTCTGGCGGCTCTCACTCATCTCATCTGTGGGGACAGCGGTCAGGGTGGTGCCCACCTGGGAAATCCGTAGAGCCCCCAAGTGCCCAGACTGGATGGAATGGTACTTGCTTGTGAACATGGCGTGGAAATAGGGGCTGCAGGAGGCCAGCACCACCTTATGCGCCCGGATCTCCTTGGCAGCCACGTGCAGGACGATGTCACACAAAAGGCCGCGCTGCCGCATGCGGCTCATGGCCACGAAGGCATCGTGGTAGTGCCGCTTGGAGTTGTGGGACACAGTGTGGCCCTCGCGGCTCAGCAGCTGCACTGCACCCTCCATGGGGGCAGTGGGCCGGGCCTGCCGCGGACGTGCACGCTCTGCCTCTGGGCTGCAGACAAGCAGTACCAGGTCAGGGTGCACTGTGCAGGGAGCTGCCCACCCACCCTAGACCTTGGGCAGGGCCAGCACTGGTCACCCCTCCCCAGTGGCCCAGACCTGGCTTCAATCAAGGACCAGCTCTCCAGGACCGCCTCTGTCACCTGGGCTCCACCCCAATCTGCTCCTTCTGTGTCCAGGGAGCCTCCCTGGAGTCAAGAAGACTCCTGCAAAAAGCACCTGCTCCCGGCACAAAGCGGGAAGATGCACCTGGTGCCCAGGGTTGGACCTGTACAGCTTCCTCTGCCACTAGCCCTCCCCAGCCGCACACTCCCCTCTGCCCAAGCACCCCCATAAGAGCCAGGCCCCCCTCTGCCTGCGACTCTCATTAAGAACCAggcttcctctgccctcctctgtcCATCGCTGGCCACCCTTCCCGCACCCCCGTGGGAGTCCCGTTTCCTCAGCACGGATTGGGCACACAAGAAGTACACGAAGTGAAACTGGTCAGTGCTGTCCCAAGGCTCTGAAAGGGACCCCTAGACCCACCAGCAGAACTGACCTCACTCGACCCTCTGGAGtggcgcccccgccccgcccccgcccccgcccccgtccCCGGCTCATTCTGAAGACAAGCCTCCCGAGCCCTGACCAGAGCAGCCGGGATTCAAGGGCGGCGGGAGGGGGCAGAGCCTCCGAGAGCAGCCGTCTCTGGACACCCTGCCCCGGGTCCGCTGTGTGCGGGGACCAGCGAAGGGGGCTGGACCCTCCACGGGCGGACGGAGCCTGCGGAGCGCCGAGGCTGCCTACTCCGGGCAGCCCGCCAGGGTCGGCGcgcgccctccctccctccctccctccctccttcccggACCTACTCGGCCCCCGGCCGGGTTCACGGTCCCCAGTCTCCCAGCCCACTCACGCCGGCGGCTGCGGCTGTGGctggggcggcggcggcggaggcgcCTCGGGCCCGGGCCCCGGGCTGCCGTGCTCCGGGCTCTGCGTCCTGCCGGCCGGGCGCTCGCTGCGCGGCTGCATGGGCTCGGCCACCGGACCCGCCGCCGCTCCGCGGAGGACGCACAGATGACCGGACGCACGGACGGCTGGAGGGCTGCTCGGCGGTGGCGGCCTGCTCGGCGTCCCCTGCTCCCGCCGCCTGCCCGCAGCCGCTGTTTCTcggcgccgcccgccccgcctcctGCGCTCCCCCGCGGCTTCGGGGACGCAGCGTAGGCCACGGATCCTCCGCCGGCGCCCCGCCTTTCTCCTCCACCCGGAAGCCCCCGGGTCCCGCCTTCCGACTATCTCCAGAAAGCCTCCAGGACCTGCCGGCCCCGCCAGCTTATTCAGGAAGTGCACCCTCGACACACCGAGAGCCCCGGGGCCTCGCACGTGCTGCCCCTGGGACCTGAGCCAGCCCTGCCTGGGGCCTGAGCCAGCTCCAGGGCCGCAAGCGGCTCTGCCTCTCTGTGGCCCTCGGGCGGGCCCCTTTGCTCTTCGGGCCTTTGCTGGGTTTGCGCCTTGAATCCTACAAGTATAACACCTACAATTACCAGGCCTTGAGCTGGACGCTGGCTGCCGGGGCAGCGGGAAGCACACAGCTTGGGGACCTGCCCAGAGTGTCGCCGGCGCCCTGGGGGCTGTGGGGTCTCCTATTGTGGGTTCAGGCCCGAGGACCCTCGCCCTTAGGCAGGTGGGGCAAGGGAAGTAGGGCATAGGCTggcttccccacctccctccttccttccccagggcAACCTTCCAGCCtccgggcctttgcacatgctggcAGTCCCCACCTAGCCCCGTGTTGTGGACCTAGGCAGATGTGTTCGTAGGTGAATTTCCAAGAGAGGACTCGCTGGACTGAGTATCAAGGATAGCACTTTCAGGCAGCTTTGGCCAAAGTGGCTTCAATATCAGCCCCAGTTTTGCGCgctgcctgccccctgcccccgcaCAGGTGTGGTGGGACCGTCCCGTGACGTGGGGACAGCTCTCGTCTCGCTGACGCTCCTTTGATGGGGCGAGGCCACCTGGCCAGCAGGGCGTCGTTCGTCCTTGGGAACTGCCCACGTGGCCTCGCCATCTGTTTTCTTTGGCGTTTCTTCCTAGACGGCTGGCTTTTTGTTACTGGTCTGCAGAAGCTCCCTGGACAGCAGGCCTGTCTGCTGCATGATCCCCCCCAGAAGCGCGTCGTTCGTCGTCCATGCGCTGATGTCCTCACAGGCACGTGTTTATGGAGGCCGGGGCAGCTGTGGGCCCAGCCTGTCTTCCCCGAGGTCGGTACTGTTATTACTGCCTCTTACAGAGAAGGACACGGATTTGTGAGCGGCAAGTCCTGCCGATGCTCGAACTCTGTCGCCCGGCGCGCAGCAGCGGCGTGCGGGAGCCCGGACAGAAGCCGCCGCGCAGAGGGTGTGAACGCGCCCTCCCGCCTGCATGCCGCCGGGGCCGCGGTGGGAGAACCGCAGAGCCGCccggcggggcgcggcggggcggggccggcccaGAGGAAGTGCGACTGCCGCGCGGCCTTCTGGGACCGGAAGTGCGGCGCACGCTGCGGTCGGCGGGCGAGGCGGCGGGCATGGCGGCGGCGCGGGGCCGCAAGCGGTGAGTGGGGTCTTGGCGGCCGGCCGCTGGCGCGCCGGTGTCCGAGGGGCGCTCGCGCCTTCCCGGGGCCCGGGTGGCGGGGTTCGGCGCACGCGCCGGCGGGGCCGTGACCGCGTCGTGCCCGCAGGCGGCTGGCGGAGCTGACCGTGGACGAGTTCTTGGCCTCGGGCTTTGACTCTGAGTCCGAGTCCGAGTCCGAAGGAACCCCGGACGCGGAGCCACGGGCGGGGCGCGGAGCCGGGCGGAGCCGGGACGGGCCGGGCGGGAGCCCTGCGGCCAGGTGAGCGAGCGTCTCCCGCGCGGCGTGTAAGCCCCCCTCGGCGTCGCGCTCGCCCCACGAGCGTGCCGGCTGCCCTGGGGTTTCGGGACCTCCGACCCTCCCCAGACCCTTCGCGTATCCGGTCGTGGTTCGACGTTTACTGCGCGCCTGCTCTGTGCTGAGTCTTTTCGGCGGGGTGCTCACGTCGGTGAGTGATACGAAGGCCGTTTTCTGGGCTGGGAGAGCTGGCTCGGCCGCGGATGAATCGCAGGGTGTGGTGTCTTAGAAAAGATAGGCGctggaggcagaaaggaaaaacagaagggGCTCGAGAACTAGAGGCACAGCTGATGGTCTCTGTTGTGTTCAGTGGAGTGGAGAAGGCGTTCTGGGGAGGTGATAAGTGAGCAAAGGCCTGAGGGAGTCAGTCACGCAGATGGGTGAGGAAGTGTTCTGATGTTTCAGGTGGTGGGAGCCAGCCTTATACAGAGGTGAGTGTGGCTGTGGCAGGAGTGGTGGGGAGAGTAGCAGGAGGTGAACCCGGAGAGGTGATGACGGGGCCAGATCTTATAGACTATAGGCCATTTGTGAGACATCCTAGTACAGCTGGGAGTTATGATGTTCTCTAGCAGTGAATTAAAGTCACGTGGCACATAAGATGAAGGTTATTTGCATTGCTGTGTTGAGAGTAGGTTGGCTGCAGCGATGGAGATAGGAAGAGACCACTATGGTGACTGAGAGAATGGAGCTGTGGTGCTGATTTGAGAGGAGGCGTGAGGGGTTTTGAAAGTGCTGCTGATGCCCATGACACATTGCATGCTGGGTTTGAGAGAGAGGTTCACTTTTCATCTGAGTGTTTGGAGGGGTGGAGTTACCAACAAtagagcagagaggaggcagaCCTAGTTTGGGGTTCCCCACATTCAGTGTTGTGTGTGTTGGGTTTGGAATGCACACGTTGAAAGGTGTTTAGAGAGGCTGTTGGACGTGTGAGTGGGGGAGAGAAAGATCTGCTGAAAACCTATCCCCTGGAAATCCCCTTGCCTTGCTTGTTGGTAGCAGTTGTGGAGGGAGCAGACTGAGCCCCATAGCTTCTCTGAGGAGGCCAGCTAGCTGGCGGCGTGAGGGACAGGAAACCTCACACCCCCTCACCTCCCGCTGGTTGTGCCTGTCCATCGGACTTGATGACCTTCACCTTCTCAGCCGGCGTCAAGGCTGTGCATCTGAGCACAAGGACCAGCTCTCTCGGCTGAAGGACAGAGACCCCGAGTTCTACAAGTTCCTGCAGGAGAACGACCAGAGCCTGCTGAACTTTAGCGATTCAGACAGCTCTGAGGACGAAGAGGAGCAGCTCCACTCCCTGCCAGATGTGCTGGAAGTGAGGCCtgagcagagctgggctggggcggggggcacaCTTGTGGTCTCTCCATCCTGCTCCACCGTGGTCCTCTGTGTGTCTGGTGCAGGAAGCAAGTGAAGAGGGAAACGAGGAGGGTGAGGATGGGTTCCGCAGAGGATCACAGGGGAAGAAGAGGGATTTTGCTCCTGTGACTCTTGCCATGGTTGAGAGATGGAAGCAGGCAGCAAAGGTGAGAAGTGGCATGGAGTGCGCAGTTGGACACACCCCTCCTTTAGGAGTCTACCCTTGCCTCATTTCAGTTACCTGGGGCTGTgcaggtgggaggaggcaggtggCAGGGTATCCTCTCTGAGCACTGGCACTGGAGTTTCCTTTAGAACGAATGAATCTCACTTGGTTTTTCCTGCATGCTAGGAGGATCCAGGGCTGTAAGACTCCTTCAGTAACAGATTCTAGGGTCTCTGTTTGctccttttttctcagtttctctcttgGGTTCCCTGCTCCCCCAAGTCTCTTGTGGGGAGGATGtggcctctgtgcctttgctggTTAGTGGAGTCAGGGCCCTTCTTCTCAGGTCTTGCAGTGGCTTCTTCAGGGAgaggacagaaagagagaacTCCAGATATCACCTGGAGCTGGCTATTGTCCAGATCCAGAACCCTCCGCTCCTCCCCCATGGTCCCTGAGCTAGGCTCCCTGTCCTTCCAGGAGGATTCCAGACTCTGTGTTTTTGTTCCCAACACGTGGTGCAGTAACGCTGCCCCCACCTGTGCTCTGTGTCTGAGAATGTGGGCAAGGGGTGCCTTTTTCTCATAGAGCAGGTTCCTGGAGCCCTGGCTGCTCTCGCTCTGTCTAGCACAAGCAACTGCACCCCTAACATTCTGGGTTCTCTTGCCCCTTTAGCAGCACCTTACTCCAAAGTTGTTCCATGAAGTTGTGCAGGCGTTCCGAGCAGCTGTGGCCACCACCCAAGGAGACCAGGAACGTGCTGAGGCCAGCAAATTCCAGGTTACTGACAGTGCCGGTGAGCTTGGGTGAGGGGCCCTGGGATGCAGGCTCTCTGTTGCATTTTCTGTTGTGTGAATGCCATCCGTGGTCCCCTCACTGCAGTGTTCAACGCTCTCGTCACCTTCTGCATCAGAGATCTGTTGAGCTGCCTCCAGAAGCTGCTCTTGGAAAGAGCCCCAAAGGACAACAGCAGGTGAGAGGGAAGGTGAGGTGGCGGCATGGTCAGGGCCCTGTGCTGGGGAAGGCAGAGGCCTGGTGACCTGGCGGCCCCTCTAGACCCAGCCGCACAGAGGGATGTTGAGAGCAGAGCCAGGCTCTTTGTGGGgtcctgggagaggctgggctCAGGGCTAGTTTGTTTCTGCAAAGGGAAattctctgcctagaatgtctCAGGCCGGAGAGTGTGTGCTTGGCTTTGCTTCCCGGTTGTTCCAGGTCAgcattctctccattttcttcctctttggatGACTAAGTCTTGTCCACTCTCTTTGCTCTTTGCTCTGTGGCTGGAATGTG
The genomic region above belongs to Equus caballus isolate H_3958 breed thoroughbred chromosome 2, TB-T2T, whole genome shotgun sequence and contains:
- the KLHL17 gene encoding kelch-like protein 17 — protein: MPYFPCPTCLRARVLGPEPTIGDPTAPRAPATLWAGPQAVCFPLPRQPASSSRPGNCRCYTCRIQGANPAKARRAKGPARGPQRGRAACGPGAGSGPRQGWLRSQGQHVRGPGALGVSRVHFLNKLAGPAGPGGFLEIVGRRDPGASGWRRKAGRRRRIRGLRCVPEAAGERRRRGGRRRETAAAGRRREQGTPSRPPPPSSPPAVRASGHLCVLRGAAAGPVAEPMQPRSERPAGRTQSPEHGSPGPGPEAPPPPPPQPQPQPPAPEAERARPRQARPTAPMEGAVQLLSREGHTVSHNSKRHYHDAFVAMSRMRQRGLLCDIVLHVAAKEIRAHKVVLASCSPYFHAMFTNEMSESRQTHVTLHDIDPQALDQLVQFAYTAEIVVGEGNVQTLLPAASLLQLNGVRDACCKFLLSQLDPSNCLGIRGFADTHSCSDLLKAAHRYVLQHFVDVAKTEEFMLLPLKQVLELVSSDSLNVPSEEDVYRAVLSWVKHDVDARRQHVPRLMKCVRLPLLSRDFLLGHVDAESLVRHHPDCKDLLIEALKFHLLPEQRGVLGTSRTRPRRCEGAGPVLFAVGGGSLFAIHGDCEAYDTRTDRWHVVASMSTRRARVGVAAVGNRLYAVGGYDGTSDLATVESYDPVTNTWQPEVCMGTRRSCLGVAALHGLLYAAGGYDGASCLNSAERYDPLTGTWTSIAAMSTRRRYVRVAMLDGNLYAVGGYDSSSHLASVEKYEPQVNAWTPVASMLSRRSSAGVAVLEGALYVAGGNDGTSCLNSVERYSPKAGAWESVAPMNIRRSTHDLVAMDGWLYAVGGNDGSSSLNSIEKYNPRTNKWVAAACMFTRRSSVGVAVLELLNFPPPSSPTLSVSSTSL